The Coriobacteriia bacterium genome window below encodes:
- a CDS encoding cytochrome c3 family protein, protein MSDTEALMGSVKFKKSRKRLWITLGIIIIVVVALVGGFFYLHSKPSFCNAICHSPMNAYVNGYYGNDGKLLITAHADNGVSCLDCHEPALSEQLAEAGKWVTGNFNDPLEGRKFATPKFCLQEGCHNYDDVTKATGDYGGGENANPHSSHQGVMNCYECHSMHGTSTLFCNSCHSWELPEGWKNPDN, encoded by the coding sequence ATGTCAGACACCGAAGCCCTAATGGGCTCCGTGAAGTTCAAGAAGTCCCGAAAGAGACTCTGGATCACGCTGGGCATCATTATCATAGTAGTCGTTGCCCTTGTCGGCGGGTTCTTCTACCTTCACAGCAAGCCGAGCTTCTGCAACGCCATATGCCATTCACCGATGAACGCGTATGTGAATGGCTATTACGGCAATGACGGCAAGCTCCTTATCACCGCGCATGCAGACAATGGGGTCTCATGTCTCGACTGCCACGAACCCGCGCTTTCGGAGCAACTTGCCGAGGCCGGCAAGTGGGTGACCGGCAACTTCAACGATCCGCTTGAGGGGCGCAAGTTTGCCACCCCTAAATTCTGTCTTCAGGAAGGTTGCCACAACTATGATGACGTCACAAAGGCCACTGGAGACTACGGCGGCGGTGAGAATGCCAACCCCCACAGTTCGCACCAAGGGGTGATGAACTGCTACGAATGCCACAGTATGCACGGCACTTCGACTCTCTTCTGCAACAGCTGTCACAGCTGGGAACTCCCAGAGGGTTGGAAGAATCCGGACAACTGA
- a CDS encoding FAD-binding protein: MTGLTASMIAAEQMPKAKILLLEKLSATGGNSNFAEINAPARATTYAAARQKALDMFKASTYLKDPALLVNLYLDAAKNSAWLFTKHGVLLDETHMYYETRNGAKSMAKLTSQIKSDSAYANVEIRLNTRATALLLASDHKCTGVQALDVVSGAYKNINAKAVLLATAGMGTNLDLLSYYTGEDVQQKCLGLGAGQDGDGHLMVEQTAHGMCKGVYPTGMFHNVKGFSFSSPLGVAVALQPTNVWVNQRGERFVNEEATSVYPFIPAGKAIETEGYCFSIFGQNLKKYFETKGSDALWYYYYKTPTSLDSDLAKYKDNKYVFTAPTLEGLAQAMGVPSDTFVNTIKAYEANVTAGTGDSVLGKTAKYMVSLGDGPYYGFRIFSGIIQTNGGIRIDESCRVCDPFFTPIEGLYAGGISVHGFNVEVYSTGTSQAVALWSGSVAARHAVANLLGGTVAKNWYGDKEYDGPLADRTTANPLKQLLGNEPK, from the coding sequence TTGACTGGTCTCACGGCCTCGATGATCGCAGCAGAACAGATGCCGAAGGCGAAGATACTCTTGCTCGAGAAGCTTTCCGCTACTGGCGGGAACAGCAATTTTGCGGAGATCAACGCGCCGGCTCGTGCAACAACCTATGCGGCCGCTAGGCAGAAGGCTCTTGACATGTTCAAGGCTAGCACGTATCTGAAGGATCCGGCACTGTTGGTCAATCTGTACCTCGATGCAGCCAAGAACTCGGCATGGCTCTTCACCAAACACGGCGTTCTTCTCGACGAAACCCATATGTACTATGAGACTCGCAACGGTGCCAAATCGATGGCGAAACTCACCAGCCAGATCAAGTCCGACTCAGCCTACGCTAATGTCGAAATTCGCTTGAACACCCGAGCGACCGCACTTCTGTTGGCCAGTGATCACAAGTGCACTGGCGTGCAAGCTCTCGACGTTGTCTCTGGCGCGTACAAGAACATCAACGCAAAAGCTGTCCTGTTGGCCACGGCCGGCATGGGAACCAACTTGGACCTGCTCTCATACTACACGGGCGAAGATGTGCAGCAGAAGTGCCTCGGGCTCGGTGCCGGTCAGGATGGCGACGGTCATCTTATGGTTGAGCAGACCGCTCATGGCATGTGCAAGGGCGTTTATCCCACGGGCATGTTCCACAATGTGAAGGGATTTTCTTTTTCCTCGCCGCTAGGAGTCGCCGTGGCCCTGCAGCCAACGAACGTCTGGGTGAATCAGCGTGGTGAGCGATTTGTGAATGAAGAGGCGACTTCTGTGTATCCCTTCATCCCGGCTGGCAAAGCCATCGAGACAGAAGGCTATTGCTTCTCGATATTCGGACAGAATCTGAAGAAGTACTTCGAGACAAAGGGGTCAGACGCGCTCTGGTACTACTACTACAAGACACCTACCAGTCTCGACAGTGATCTGGCGAAGTACAAGGACAATAAATACGTCTTCACTGCGCCAACTCTTGAGGGGCTTGCGCAAGCGATGGGAGTGCCTAGTGATACGTTCGTGAACACTATCAAGGCCTATGAAGCGAACGTGACAGCTGGTACCGGCGACTCTGTTCTCGGCAAGACCGCAAAATACATGGTTTCTCTCGGTGACGGCCCCTACTACGGATTCAGGATCTTCTCCGGCATTATTCAGACCAACGGAGGAATCCGTATCGACGAGTCCTGCCGTGTCTGTGATCCGTTCTTCACCCCCATCGAAGGCTTGTACGCTGGAGGCATCAGCGTCCACGGTTTCAACGTTGAGGTATACAGCACCGGCACATCTCAGGCCGTGGCTCTATGGAGCGGAAGCGTGGCCGCTCGTCATGCCGTAGCAAACCTTCTCGGTGGGACGGTTGCCAAAAACTGGTATGGCGACAAGGAATACGATGGGCCTCTGGCCGATCGTACTACCGCGAATCCCCTCAAACAACTGCTCGGAAATGAGCCTAAATAG
- a CDS encoding response regulator transcription factor produces the protein MASKRIQRSLFALAMALDTMFYLLVVSLPFVVALIICTLAPICSALFFLYSFDSSSKAGSVLKQERVTVTASQRGTALAREQGTHLAMLLLCCLSLSFAQGVFRTGFPAASARLPWTLIISSAVLTIVGVAAVDLFLLQRLPSKTLPRLFFPVVVIACLAMPFFVSQDASIAHFFTFAGCFLLMVYLYSEVDAANPGRHLPTQVFALGIIASNIGCILGIVFGNMAGSTSTTAVVGLLYAAVCLALCLCRELRKSSVESERFLPVAKSGEKYNIFRIPAEPGMTMIDSISRQCHGAAIQYALSTREEEVLRYLVRGKSAKSIASSTYISYNTTKTHMSHIYQKLGIHTREAMIQLVESITINE, from the coding sequence TTGGCATCAAAACGGATCCAACGCAGCTTGTTCGCTCTGGCCATGGCATTGGATACCATGTTCTATCTGCTCGTCGTCTCGCTTCCGTTTGTCGTGGCCTTGATAATCTGCACGCTGGCCCCGATCTGTTCGGCCTTGTTCTTCCTCTATTCCTTCGACTCCTCGTCGAAGGCCGGGTCCGTCCTGAAACAGGAGAGAGTGACTGTGACAGCCTCTCAGAGGGGAACGGCCCTGGCAAGAGAGCAGGGAACACATCTGGCAATGTTGCTGCTCTGCTGCCTTTCCTTGTCATTCGCACAAGGAGTCTTCCGGACCGGTTTCCCGGCGGCAAGTGCGCGGTTGCCCTGGACCCTGATAATATCGAGTGCCGTATTGACGATTGTGGGCGTAGCTGCAGTCGACCTGTTTCTGCTGCAGAGGCTGCCGAGCAAGACTCTCCCACGTCTGTTCTTCCCCGTTGTGGTGATTGCGTGTCTGGCAATGCCCTTCTTCGTATCCCAAGACGCCTCGATCGCCCATTTCTTCACTTTTGCCGGTTGCTTCCTGCTCATGGTCTATCTCTATTCCGAGGTAGATGCGGCAAACCCGGGCAGACATCTTCCGACGCAAGTCTTCGCACTAGGGATCATCGCCTCAAATATCGGCTGCATCTTAGGAATCGTCTTTGGGAACATGGCGGGGAGCACCTCTACTACGGCGGTAGTAGGGTTACTTTACGCGGCTGTGTGCCTCGCTCTATGCCTATGTCGCGAACTGAGGAAGTCCTCGGTAGAGAGTGAACGCTTCTTGCCCGTGGCCAAGTCCGGAGAGAAGTACAACATATTTCGGATCCCTGCCGAGCCGGGAATGACCATGATAGACAGCATTTCCCGCCAATGCCATGGCGCAGCGATACAGTACGCACTCTCGACACGCGAGGAGGAAGTGCTGCGGTACTTGGTCAGGGGGAAGAGCGCAAAATCGATAGCGAGCAGCACATATATCTCCTACAACACCACGAAGACCCACATGAGCCACATCTACCAGAAGCTTGGCATACACACGCGCGAAGCGATGATTCAACTTGTGGAATCCATCACAATCAATGAGTGA
- a CDS encoding phosphatase PAP2 family protein: MARARTRTRRIWPLLAGVAVAALCLAAFFELAEDFRISSAIAKFDSSVTAAVHAWRTPELTRVFMLVTSIANGATMWLLVAVVSLGLYAFRHRAEAIALAGTVGAGALLGALAKNLYVRTRPPSGNALIALPTSYSFPSGHALASLLFFGMFGVLVGYAVKCGWPRVLTAVVAAVVIVLVGLSRVYLGVHWPSDVIASWLFGGAWLSLCAGAYASWRRRR; encoded by the coding sequence GTGGCCCGGGCGAGAACGCGCACGCGCCGCATCTGGCCGCTTCTGGCGGGGGTGGCTGTGGCCGCCCTGTGCCTCGCAGCATTCTTCGAACTCGCCGAGGACTTCCGGATCTCCTCGGCGATCGCGAAGTTTGACAGCAGCGTCACAGCAGCTGTGCACGCCTGGCGCACGCCCGAACTGACGCGCGTATTTATGCTCGTGACTTCGATTGCGAATGGCGCCACGATGTGGCTGCTGGTCGCTGTGGTCTCGCTGGGGCTCTACGCGTTCAGACACCGTGCCGAGGCGATCGCGCTTGCCGGGACGGTCGGGGCGGGAGCGCTCCTCGGGGCACTGGCGAAGAACCTGTACGTGCGGACGCGGCCTCCATCCGGCAATGCCCTGATCGCGTTGCCGACGTCGTACTCGTTCCCGTCCGGTCATGCGCTGGCATCACTGCTGTTCTTCGGCATGTTCGGGGTGCTCGTGGGTTATGCGGTCAAGTGCGGATGGCCCCGGGTACTGACTGCTGTGGTCGCCGCAGTCGTGATCGTGCTGGTGGGGCTTTCGCGGGTCTACCTCGGCGTCCATTGGCCCAGCGATGTGATCGCGTCGTGGCTGTTCGGCGGGGCGTGGTTGTCGTTGTGCGCGGGGGCGTATGCGAGTTGGCGGCGCAGGCGCTAG
- a CDS encoding putative manganese-dependent inorganic diphosphatase yields MGQILVFGHRNPDNDSICSAVAYAHLKNVTDACDVYLPVRLGPLPKETRWVFERFGLDAPAELEHVRTRVRDVMTPEPITIRPEDPMLAAGRIMRQHGVRGVPVVDVDGRAVGFVGERVLAEHYLDETVIAGFQRMPVSVEQLVLALDGELLCGDAGAEISGDVIVGAAEPSTMAARIRPGDTLIVGDRLRTQPMALAAGAACLISTGGFRPADDVIELARAKGAAVVVTSRDTYSAARLVSLAHAVGDLMDTDVLTVGPEALLAEAAEDLLASSQREAVVSGEDGRVVGILTRTDVARGTRRRVVLVDHNEVAQSALGIEDATVVEIVDHHRVGDIQSASPILFLNMPVGSTATIVAARFRELGVEIPAAIAGILLSAILTDTVLLKSPTTTDTDRRIATELASTVGVDPIEFGMELLRSRRVGEVFSAEGVVRADAKEFRVGKGTLLVSQYETVDANAVMEHADELRATMETLREARGYSAVVLLVTDIMREGSEVLAVGATRGIERALGISLVGGSAWMPGVLSRKKQIAARLLEAADA; encoded by the coding sequence ATGGGCCAGATCCTCGTCTTCGGCCACAGGAATCCCGATAACGACAGCATCTGCTCGGCTGTCGCATACGCGCACCTCAAGAACGTCACCGACGCGTGCGACGTCTATCTGCCGGTGCGGCTCGGGCCGCTGCCCAAGGAGACCCGCTGGGTGTTCGAGCGCTTCGGTCTTGATGCGCCCGCCGAACTCGAGCACGTTCGAACCCGCGTTCGCGATGTCATGACGCCCGAACCGATCACGATTCGCCCCGAGGACCCGATGCTTGCGGCCGGCCGCATCATGCGGCAGCACGGCGTGCGTGGCGTACCGGTGGTCGACGTCGATGGCCGTGCGGTGGGCTTCGTGGGCGAACGCGTGCTCGCCGAACACTACCTCGACGAAACGGTGATCGCAGGGTTCCAGCGCATGCCGGTAAGCGTGGAGCAGCTTGTGCTCGCACTCGACGGCGAGCTTCTGTGCGGCGACGCGGGAGCCGAGATCAGCGGCGACGTCATCGTGGGTGCCGCCGAGCCCTCAACGATGGCTGCGCGCATCCGTCCGGGCGACACGCTCATCGTGGGCGACCGCCTTCGCACTCAGCCGATGGCGCTGGCAGCAGGTGCGGCGTGCCTGATCTCGACCGGCGGCTTCCGCCCTGCCGACGACGTCATTGAACTCGCGCGCGCCAAGGGCGCCGCCGTTGTCGTCACCTCGCGCGACACGTACTCGGCTGCGCGCCTGGTTTCGCTTGCGCATGCGGTCGGCGACCTGATGGACACCGACGTGCTCACGGTCGGCCCCGAGGCACTGCTTGCCGAGGCGGCGGAGGACCTCCTCGCCAGCTCTCAGCGCGAGGCCGTGGTGAGCGGGGAGGATGGCCGGGTCGTGGGCATTCTCACACGTACCGATGTCGCGCGCGGGACGCGGCGGCGCGTCGTGCTTGTCGACCACAACGAGGTCGCGCAGTCTGCGCTGGGGATCGAAGACGCGACCGTGGTCGAGATCGTCGATCATCACCGCGTGGGGGACATTCAGAGCGCGAGCCCGATTCTGTTCCTCAACATGCCAGTCGGTTCGACGGCCACGATCGTGGCGGCGCGCTTCCGAGAGCTCGGCGTGGAGATTCCGGCCGCGATCGCGGGGATCCTGCTCTCGGCTATATTGACGGACACCGTGCTCCTGAAGTCGCCGACCACCACCGACACCGATCGCCGCATCGCCACTGAACTCGCGAGCACCGTGGGAGTGGACCCGATCGAGTTTGGGATGGAGCTTCTGCGCTCGCGACGGGTCGGCGAGGTGTTCTCGGCGGAGGGTGTGGTTCGCGCGGACGCGAAAGAGTTCCGCGTGGGCAAGGGGACGCTCCTGGTCTCGCAGTATGAGACCGTCGACGCGAACGCCGTCATGGAGCACGCCGACGAGCTGCGCGCGACGATGGAGACCCTGCGCGAGGCGCGCGGGTACTCGGCGGTCGTGCTGCTGGTGACCGACATCATGCGCGAGGGGAGCGAAGTTCTCGCAGTCGGTGCGACGCGCGGGATCGAGCGCGCGCTGGGGATCTCGCTCGTAGGTGGCTCGGCGTGGATGCCGGGCGTGCTTTCGCGCAAGAAGCAGATCGCCGCGCGTCTCCTCGAAGCGGCGGACGCGTAG
- a CDS encoding UvrD-helicase domain-containing protein, with translation MNIDLSTLNPAQRQAVLTTEGPLLVLAGAGSGKTRVLTFRIAHLVGDLGASSGEILAITFTNKAAAEMRGRLGELVGPRVRDMWVLTFHAMCVRMLRSYGELLGFTRNFTIYDADDSKRLIKEVMREFDIDEKQYPINGIANRISAAKNELMTASAFAAKAAMPLDRKAAQVFERYQQRLLTSNAMDFDDLLRNAYRLLSEHPHVLSVYQNRFRYISVDEYQDTNHAQYQITNMLAAGHGNLMVVGDDDQSIYSWRGADLRNILEFERDYPVAAVVKLEQNYRSTARILAAANAVVANNPNRKVKTLFTANAEGEKISSYLATDERDEARFIAGEIERLVRTMYRHYTDIAVFYRTNAQSRVLEDALMKAGVPYRIVGGTRFFDRAEIRDVMAYLKAVVNPADDISLKRIINTPKRNIGSTTVERVESAAHEAGVGFETALRSAADDDTHRSGARTAIAQFTELLDELRSMQGDLRQLVEMIVARSGMLDAYEAERTDEGMKRAENVREFFTVVAEFAENHDTPDLPAFMEWLALRTDLDSIAEGDDFVTLMTVHTAKGLEYPVVFVVGLEESIFPHANSMFDPSGLEEERRLAYVAITRARERLYLTHANSRSIYGTTQHNPTSRFVSEIPAEHLLACGVGSDGVSGGGWEKRGDRRGTLGHGTGAGASGGRVFGSGAPAGPVSRAPKESAETFCPGDIVDHKAFGRGRVLSVNGDALEIRFDRTGETKKLLVGYAPIVKLKP, from the coding sequence ATGAATATCGATCTCTCCACACTCAATCCCGCGCAGCGTCAAGCCGTGCTGACCACCGAAGGCCCGCTCCTCGTTCTCGCGGGGGCCGGCAGCGGTAAGACGCGCGTACTCACGTTTCGCATAGCACACCTCGTCGGCGATCTGGGCGCTAGTTCCGGCGAGATCTTGGCAATCACGTTCACCAACAAGGCCGCCGCCGAGATGCGGGGGCGTCTCGGCGAACTCGTCGGGCCCCGCGTGCGCGACATGTGGGTGCTCACCTTCCACGCGATGTGCGTGCGCATGCTGCGATCCTACGGCGAGCTACTCGGCTTCACCCGCAACTTCACCATCTACGACGCCGACGACTCCAAGCGCCTCATCAAAGAGGTCATGCGCGAGTTCGATATCGACGAGAAGCAGTATCCGATCAACGGAATCGCCAACAGGATCTCGGCGGCCAAGAACGAGCTCATGACGGCGAGCGCGTTTGCGGCGAAGGCGGCCATGCCGCTTGACCGCAAAGCTGCGCAGGTCTTCGAACGCTACCAACAGCGCCTGCTCACCTCCAACGCGATGGACTTCGACGATCTGCTGCGCAACGCCTACCGGTTGCTTTCCGAGCACCCGCATGTGCTGAGCGTGTATCAGAACCGCTTCCGCTACATCTCGGTGGACGAGTACCAGGACACCAACCACGCGCAGTACCAGATCACCAACATGCTGGCGGCCGGCCACGGCAACCTCATGGTCGTCGGCGACGACGACCAGTCGATCTACTCTTGGCGTGGGGCGGACCTGCGAAACATCCTCGAGTTCGAACGCGACTATCCTGTGGCCGCGGTGGTCAAACTCGAGCAGAACTATCGCTCGACCGCCCGCATCCTCGCGGCCGCAAATGCCGTTGTCGCGAACAATCCCAACCGCAAGGTCAAGACGCTCTTCACCGCCAACGCCGAGGGCGAGAAGATCTCGAGCTACCTCGCGACCGACGAGCGCGACGAAGCGCGTTTCATCGCGGGCGAGATCGAGCGGCTTGTCCGCACCATGTACCGCCACTACACCGACATCGCCGTGTTCTACCGCACCAACGCGCAGTCCCGCGTGCTGGAAGACGCGCTCATGAAGGCCGGCGTGCCGTACCGAATCGTCGGCGGCACGCGCTTCTTCGACCGCGCCGAGATCCGCGACGTGATGGCGTACCTCAAGGCCGTCGTGAACCCCGCCGATGATATCTCGCTCAAGCGAATCATCAACACACCCAAGCGCAACATCGGCTCAACGACGGTCGAGCGCGTGGAGTCTGCTGCGCATGAGGCCGGCGTCGGCTTCGAGACGGCGCTTCGCTCGGCCGCCGATGACGACACTCACCGCTCGGGCGCCCGCACCGCGATCGCGCAGTTCACGGAGCTGCTCGACGAGCTGCGCTCGATGCAGGGCGACCTGCGTCAGCTCGTCGAGATGATCGTGGCCCGCTCGGGCATGCTCGACGCCTACGAGGCCGAGCGCACCGACGAGGGAATGAAGCGCGCCGAGAACGTCCGCGAGTTCTTCACCGTCGTCGCCGAGTTCGCCGAGAACCACGATACGCCCGATCTTCCCGCATTCATGGAATGGCTCGCGCTTCGCACCGATCTTGATTCGATCGCTGAGGGCGACGACTTCGTCACGCTCATGACCGTGCACACGGCGAAAGGCCTCGAGTATCCGGTCGTGTTCGTCGTCGGGCTTGAGGAGTCGATCTTCCCGCACGCGAACTCCATGTTCGATCCTTCCGGTCTTGAGGAGGAGCGCCGCCTCGCCTACGTCGCGATCACGCGCGCCCGCGAACGGCTCTACCTGACGCACGCGAACTCGCGCTCGATCTACGGCACCACCCAGCACAACCCCACGAGCCGCTTCGTGAGCGAGATTCCCGCCGAGCACCTTCTGGCTTGCGGTGTGGGCTCTGACGGTGTGTCAGGCGGCGGATGGGAGAAGCGCGGCGACAGGCGCGGAACGCTCGGTCATGGCACGGGTGCCGGCGCCAGTGGCGGCCGCGTGTTCGGCTCCGGCGCGCCGGCGGGCCCGGTCTCACGTGCGCCCAAGGAATCCGCCGAGACGTTTTGTCCAGGTGACATCGTCGATCATAAGGCGTTCGGGCGCGGGCGGGTGCTGTCGGTCAACGGCGACGCGCTCGAGATCAGATTCGACCGCACCGGAGAGACGAAGAAGCTGCTGGTCGGGTACGCTCCAATAGTCAAGCTCAAGCCTTAA
- a CDS encoding type II toxin-antitoxin system VapC family toxin translates to MKADASLIVVDASIAVKWFVTANEDGVPEADKLLAAHAAGEVQLVAPTLLVHELCNVFARRNREVPDLADAMGTFLDAGVTLLGPDREQVLLAAELVENGISAFDAAYVALAQVLGCRLETADRALAKRVALLTMKKIAAGPVLDSRPSRDILREIRETNDSRPI, encoded by the coding sequence ATGAAGGCTGACGCGTCGCTGATCGTGGTTGATGCGAGCATCGCCGTGAAGTGGTTTGTGACCGCGAACGAAGACGGTGTACCCGAAGCGGACAAGCTGCTCGCCGCGCATGCTGCGGGGGAGGTGCAGCTTGTCGCCCCGACGTTGCTCGTGCATGAACTGTGCAACGTGTTTGCTCGGCGGAATCGGGAGGTGCCCGACTTGGCTGACGCCATGGGCACGTTTCTTGACGCCGGCGTGACGCTTCTTGGGCCCGATCGTGAGCAGGTCCTGTTGGCAGCGGAGCTGGTCGAAAACGGTATCTCCGCTTTTGACGCCGCCTATGTCGCGCTTGCGCAGGTTCTTGGTTGCAGGCTGGAAACGGCTGACCGAGCGCTCGCGAAGCGGGTTGCGCTTCTGACGATGAAGAAGATCGCCGCAGGGCCTGTGCTCGATTCGCGGCCATCACGGGACATTCTTCGGGAGATCCGCGAGACGAACGACAGCAGGCCGATCTGA